One Leptolyngbya boryana PCC 6306 genomic window, CTAGAGTGTATTCAGGCTGGTAGCCGCTCTTCTAGAAGTCTGCGTGATCTAGTTATAGATAGCATTTTGCTCCCGCACGTTAATATTCCAGAGCAGATGATTGCTTGCTAACTCCTCACAGCTTTGTCACTTTCGCTGTAAGGGCTTGAACTATATCTATTAGACGTATTCAAAAATTAAATGAGGCAGAAAAAAGATGGTAGAACGGAATTTTTACCGCTCACCATCGAATGAAAAACTTGTTTCATTATATCCAGACTGCTCCACATCGCAGTCGCTCACTTTTGGGAATTGAATATGAGCAATTGTCGCGTTTAATCACCTCCCTCCAACAGTTAGACGCAGAATACATGGCACAACAGAACGCCCACAAGATTCGAGTTAATGCTCCTGGAGCGGGCCGTCCCAGCACATTGAGGACTGAGACCGAGATTCTGTTGTGCTTATACTACCTGCGACACTATCCGACCTTTGAGATTTTAGGCTTAACGTTTGAGGTGAGTTCCAGCCAAGCTCATGCCGTAGTGCACTATTGGGTGCGTTTTTTGCGCCAAGCCTTACCCGCAAGTCTGGTTGAGGAATTTGAGGACTGTGAGGCAGCATGGGCGGTGGTCACAGAAATGCTGGTGGAATGGGAGTTGATTGTCGATAGTACCGAGCAGGTGCGTCAACGACCGAGTGACTCAGACCAACAGAAGCAACACTACTCAGGCAAGAAGAAGCAAACGACCTACAAACAATCGGTCATTGGCTTGCCCGATGGCAGTGATATCGTCGATGCCACCGTTGCCCATCCTGGCCCCAGTGCTGATGTCACCTTGTTCCGGCAACAGCAGTCTCAGTTTCGGGACACTCAAACCTTTGCGGGAGACAAAGCCTATCAAGGGGCAGACCGCACTCGCACTCCGCACAAGAAGCCGAAAGGTCGGGAACTGAGTGAAGCGCAAACCGAAGCCAATCGCATGTTTGCAGGCAAACGGATTGTGATTGAACATCTGATGCGGCATCTCAAAATCTTCCGAGCTGCCAAAGAGGTGATGCGGTTGCGAAAAGACAATTATTCGGAGGTGATCTTAGCCATTTGTGGCTTAGTCCGATTGCGATTAGGCGCGATTGAATTGCCTGTTTAAGCCATAGAAAAAACTGGAGGTGATGCTGATGTAAGACCTCAATGTTGATTGTTCATTTCTGATAGAAACTGCTGTAAACCCGCATGATTGCGTTCGGCAACTATCCTGGTAAGATCTCTATCAAAGCCAGGAGCGGTAACGCTTGTATTTTTTTGGAAAGGTCTATTTATTAAAATCACGGCAAGAAGCTGCGCTTCGGACAAATTTAATTCGCTGAAATTACTTTGCCGAAGCCTAAATTTATTAGGCGCCTCAAACATTAGTTTCTCTTTGGTTAAGCTTCACGTTTACATCTAGAAACTGAAGCCTACCCAACAAAACATTGAGCGCATTTATTGCCGTTTGTTGCCGTTTGTTGCCGTTCGTTGCCGTTTTCATCGAAACCACTTATATTATTTCTATAAAGAATGTATTCATTTCTACAGAGATAAAGAGGTGGCAAATGAGCAATAAGGACAAGCAACTCTCGAAGGCATGTACACATAATCCTGGAGATGATTGGGCGGAAGGCTGTTGTACTAGTGCTGTAGTTAAGCTAGATGGTGAACAGCCACGAAGCTCCACATCTTCTTCCAAAATAAGTGGCCCTAACAATAGCAGTAAAGTCTCAGAAGACACATGTGCAGAAAGCCATTCTCAGCACATGGTTCAAGGTTAATGGAGAAGTAAGGTTGACAGAACGTGTTCGTCGCTTTCGCACTTCGATTCGAGTTAGAACCTCAATTCTCAATCTACACAGTTTCAAACCACTGACGCGATCGTAGAAGCGCGATCGCGTCACCCACTAGTGCCCAGTAGACCTGCAGCTCAGGTTAACAGAACCTTTGAGAAGTACAGATTACAGCAGAGACATCCACAGGTCTAAACCACTACCCACTTGAGCAAGGAATCAACTAAGCTTCAACTCGATAGCTATCGGGCTTCGCGACCTGGATCATGCGATTGAGTGCCGCACACTTGATGAACAATTCTACCGCTTGATTGTCGAACTTGCGTGAACGCACACTGCTGCCAAAGATGGTCTTGAAGAGGAACATGGTGGTTTCAGAGAGCGAACGACGATGATAGTTGCTCTCTTGTTTCCAGGCTCTGCGCCCGACTTTTCGCACCCGACGCAAATTCTCGTCTCGATTGTGACGTTCGGTCTTGCGGTTGCCGTGATGCCAGATTTTCGCGCCTCGACGTGGGGGAATCGTCGCTCTGGCTTTGCGTTCTCGAATCGCGTCGTAACATTGGTTTTGGTCATAGGCTCCGTCCGCTGAAACTTGCTCAATCTCATCCTCAATTTGATCCAACAGGTCACTTAACATCTGCCCATCGCCCACATCATTCGTCGTTACCATTGCTGCTAAAATCTCACCCGTTTGTTCATCGACACCCAGATGTAACTTGCGCCATGTCCGACGTTTACTGATGCCGTGTTGCCGCGTTTTCCACTCCCCCTCGCCATACACTTTCACACCCGTTGAGTCCACGACCACATGCTTGGCTTCTCCCTTCGGCAGCACGGGCAAAGCAACTGACAACCTGCCTAAGCGACGAGATAGTGTGCTGTGGTCAGGCACAAGCAAGTCAATCTCCATCGGCACAAATATAGATTCCAGAAATCCTTGGCATTGTCGTCCTGCCAAGCCATAAATCGATTTCAGGGTGATCATCGTCGTGATTGCCAAGTCACTATAGAACACCGATGCACCTGGTTTTCCACTTAACTTCGGGATGATCCAAGTCTCTAAAACTGATTCGTCAATCCAAAACGTGAGGCTTCCTCTTTGTCTCAATCCGGCGTTATACTCAGACCAGTTGCGGATGCGGTAGCTCATAGCTTGTGAAGGTTTGTAGGTGGTACTTCAACCCTATCACGTCACCCTTCCGCAACCCCTATTCATGCAACAACGCCGGTTATTTCTGGAGTTGGCTGATCTAATCGCGACTTAAAGCTGACCGATGCGATCGTTAGATATGGGCTGACCTTGAGCAACTCGAATGCGATCGTTAAGATTGCGATCGTTAAGATTGCGATCGTTGGATATCGAGAACTATGGGTAGCTTTAATGCATATCTTTCAACTTTTGATTAAATACGCATTGAAGCGGCTTCGATGCGATCGTCAATTGTTGAGTTGAAATGCGATCGCTGAATTTGGTTGACGTATGCTTGATGTTGCAGGTGAACGATTGCTCGATGCTGACCACTGCTAGGACACTCAGGGAGTTGAAGCAATGACTTCGTTCGATAGTAATCTGCGATCGCTTTTCCCTCCCCTACTCGCTTGTCACATTCCTCAATCAATCATTCCTCAATCAATATAGGTGGCATCTGGATGTCATGAACAACAAAGAGCTAGAAAGAGGTCGTTAGATATGGCAACTTAGATGCATATCTTTCGGCTTTTGATTGAGTATGCCTTTAATATGCTTGGACTACGATCAATCGTGCTACACCGCGATCAATAAAGTTGAATTCACTCAATCAGAACTGCCTTTGCTCGATCCACCGTTCTGATTGCTTAGGATGCTTAGCGTTCGGTCATCACCGCCTTCGTGAATTCTTAGATCTCAGCGGGCGATCGTTGAATATGGCTAAATGAGCAACTTGAATGCGACCGTTAAGATCGCGATCGTTGGATGCAGAGAACTATGGGTAATTGGAATGCATGTCTTTTAATTTTTGATTAAACCCGTATTGAATCCGCTTCGATGCGAGCGATAACGTTAGTGGCTCGATTCACTCAAATCCATTGTTCATTGCGAGCCTTCAACTCATTTGTCTGGGATCGTTTCAGAGTACGATCTGGGGAGCAATCATCCACTGAGCGTTTCCCTTCAATTCACGCATGACTCAGATTCCCTTTGATCAATTGGCGAAAGAATTTCTCCAAGAACTGCTTACCCCACTGGGTCGTGTGGAGCGCAGTTTTGAAGTGCCTGGTGAACCGAAGTTTATCGACGTTTGGTTTCAGCCTACAGAAATCCCACTCCAGCCGTCTGACCCCTTAACGCTGTTGGAAAGGGTGGCGGCAACTCCTTGCTCGTTTGAACCCTTCCGTAATCCGCCAACGCGCCAAGAAATTCGCAGATGTCTGCTCAAATTGCTGTGGGTGCAAGAGTTCGAGTTGCGGACGGATGATCAAATTCCTGATGCTCATCTCCCCATGCTCTGGATTCTCGCTAGCTCTGTCTCTCAACCCGTTCTGTCTGAAGGTAAGGCTGAAATCAGTGACGATTGGCTGCCAGGAATCTACTTCTGTGGCAATCTGTTTAAGACGGTCATTGTGGCAATTAATCAATTGCCAGAAACTCAAGAAACCCTGTGGCTCAGAATCTTGGGTCGCGGCGATACGCAACAGCAGGCGATCTCAGAAGTGCTGGCTTTGCCTCCCTCTGACCCCCAACGCAGCAGAATTTTACAGATGCTCACCAGTTGGCGCGTTAGGATTGAGTTGATCGGACCTTTAGATGCAGAGAATGAGGATTTGCTCATGGCGTTATCTCAGGCGTATTTAGAGTGGGAACAAACTACCGAGCAACGCGGTGAACAACGCGGTGAACAACGCGGCGAACGTAAAGTCGTCGAAGCTTTGCTCAAAACTCGCTTTGGTGAGTTGGATGATGCCCTCAGCGCGATCATCCCTCGAATCCTGGAGTTGCCCACGGACACCTATACTCCACTCCTGTTAAACCTTTCTCGCGATGAACTCATTCATCGCTTCGGTTGACGCTAATCCAGGCAGAAAAAAGTTCACAACATGACCTGTCATGCCTTTCGGAACTTGAGTTGCAATCAATCAAGTCGGAGTGCGATCTCTGAAGTTAAATTCACTGGTTGAAAGCGACACCCAACAATCATTCTCTTGAATTACTTAGTATGCTTAGCTTTGCGATCGTTGATTTTGAATTCACAGCTGCCAGAGGCGCGAGTGAGGGAATCGCAATCAGGATGAAGATGAAGGTAAACCGGAGCTATGCAGACTTAGTGGTATCAAGGAACTCACTCCATTGCGCTTGAATTGATGCAGTGGCAAGCTGCACGATTTCACCCCACTCTGCCTCTGATAACAAGTCACGGAGTACCGTTCTCAGTTGAGCGCGAATCGGCTTTTCCTCCGTTTGTTGTTGGTCTTCATCCACTAGGGCTTCAAAGTACTAGTTCACCACGTTGATTTTGCAGGGTGAGGTTGTTTCAGGTAGATTAGGCAATGAACACTCTGAAACATTGTCATGCCAAAACGTCAAATTCGACTCACTGATGAACAGCGCCAACGTCTGGTCGAGATCACCAGTAAGGGCAAGGTTGCTGTCCGAACCTTTAAACGATCGCAAATTCTCCTGTTGAGTGAACAAGGTTACAAAGACCAAATCATTGCTGAGCGTGTGGGTGTGAGTGTGGCAACGGTGGAACGTACCCGTCAAAAGTTCGTGCAACAGGGACTGGATGAAGCAATCACTGAGAAACCTCGCCCTGGCAAGCCGTGCAAACTCGACGGAAAAACCGAAGCCTTTTTGATTGCCACGGCTTGCAGTGATGCACCAGAAGGGCGAGCGAACTGGACGATGCAACTGCTCGCAGATCGCTTAGTCGCTTTGAACAAAGTCGAGAGCATTTCGGATGAAACCGTGCGGCGCATTCTGAAAAAAACAAACTTAAGCCGTGGTTGAAGCAGCAGTGGTGTATTGCCGAAGTGGGTGCTGATTTTGTCTGGCGCATGGAAGATGTACTGGAGTTGTACGAGCAACCCTACGACGAACAACATCTGGTCGTTTGTGTCGATGAGCGTCCTTGTCAACTGCTGGTCGACAAACAACCCTCGATACCTGCTGAACCCGGCAAGCCAGAACGCGAAGACTTTCAATATGAACGCAATGGCACCTGCAACCTGTTTGTTGCCTTCCAACATCGCGTGGGATGGCGGCATGTAGAAGTGACCGAACGCCGCACTAATGCTGATTTTGCCCACTGGCTCAAGCGACTCGTCGATGAGTAGTTCCCCACGGCTACGAAGATTCGGTTAATCCTCGACAATCTCAACATTCACTCGCCTGCTGCGTTGTATCAAACCTTTGAAGCACAAGAAGCACGTCGAATTTTGGAGAAACTGGAGTGGCACTACACACCAAAGCATGGCAGTTGGCTGAATATGGTCGAAATTGAACTGTCCATTCTGGTCAGACAATGCTTGGACCGTCGCTTACCTGACCTTGAAACCTTGCGCCAGGAAGTACAAGCTTGGGAGCAACAGCGCAATGCTCAAAAAGCAACGATTGATTGGCAGTTTACCAGCACGGATGCCAGGGTTAAATTGAAGCGACTTTACCCAGAAATTTCACCCTCATAATCAACGTGGTGGACTAGTACTGGAGGCATCCCCTACGGTTGAATTCACGGCTGGTAGTTCTGTCACACCTTGTAAAAACTGCAAGGATGGGGGCAATTCCGGAGCAGTACTAGTAATTAGATCTCGATCGCGAACAGCTTCTCTCTCGGTTTCGCACTCCGCCCACACCGTCTGCCGCACTTCTGCTCGCGATTGCTGATACCCCATCCACAGCCGCCAGTTCCAACTCCATTGTCCCAAAATTTGCCAAAACTCTTGCCCCGCTCTGTTCCAACTGCACCACCGATCATAGTCTTGTTCCTGGTCTTCTTCGCTCAGCCGTTGTTCAAATCCACCTCGCCCCCGATATAAACTCAGCACTTCCATCCCGCTCAAACTCGCGATCGATTGCGATGTGAGAAACAATTCATACGCTTGATCCTTCATCCGTTTGCCAATCTTGGCTTGATGCTGCTTTAACGGTGTTCGCACGACGATGATTCGCATCGGGGCAGTGTATCCTCGCCCCAAATCCTCGATGTAACCGAGATCTAAGAGTTCACTCGCACTTTGTTCAATTCGTTGCCAGTCTTGAGCGATCGCGCACTCCAACCGCCGTTTTACGGTAGTGGTTGCTAGCAAGTGATAGTCTCGGCATCGCAAAATGTATCCCAACCCCGTCGCCTGCACCACGCTAACTAGCCCAGCCATTCCATACAATCCATCTAATCGCACAATCCCATGCGCCACCGTCAATCCCTGCTGCTGCAAATACCGCACAATCACGCTGCACGATCGCTCTAGTTCCCGCTTCGCTTCCCCATTTCCAGCACTCCCGTACGTTCCTAACCATTCACTCGTTTGCGCCACACAGACCGTCGTTCGGTTCCGAATTACTTCTCCACGTTTCCGCCCTTTGTACCCCGGCGCACACGCTCGATCACTCCGACGCTGAACTGGCGGATCGTTTTTGCCATCACAGGCGATCGCCCGCTGTCGCACCGCACACACCGTCCCATCGATATCAAACACCATCGAATGATCCCGCACGCGATCAAATAGTCCCAGTCCTTGCTTCACTCGCACACTGTTCCGGTGCAGGTCGCTCTCAAACAGGCTGCGTAAGGCTTCAACCGCACTCGATTGAATGCACCCTAAAAATCGACTCAAACTTGATGCGGATGGACAGCGATTCCGTCCCCACTGACTCATTAACGCATCTTTGATCGGGGCAATTGCTTTGTAGAAATCTGCGATCGTTCGTTCCTCACTAATTGCATAACTGATTAGCAGGAGCACAAAGTCCATCACTTCATACTGCCCCATGCGTCCACGCACCGCCCGCACTTCTTCTTCGAGATAGCCGACTAATCCACTGTCGAGCCAGTATTTCCCAAATAGCACGGCTTCACCAAACCAGGCGGGAATTCGTGGCACATCTTCCGTTCCCACTGCGACTTCAATGCCAGTTCTCGCATATTTGCTGCCCATCTGAAATTTCCCAATGAGTCACTTCAGAGGTTATTCTCGTCGCAACTCTCTCCTCAATCCCTCTTCTAGCAACAGTTTCACACACTTCCCCTTAACCTCGTTGCACATCTCGTGGGCGGATCAAAGTCAAATTGCGCCGAACGCGACATCTGCACTTGATGACTGCAACTGCCATCAACTTTAAGCGCATCTTTTACTGGATATCGGGAGTCCCTCAGATGACGACACGAACTTCGCAGTTTGCGAAGCTGATGGCTTAGATCGAAAGTAAAGCAATGTTTCGCCACCAGTATCAAAATTGGACAAGATCCTGTAATCGTCGCTCAAAACTGTTCATCAAATTTTTGGGTTTGCAACAGTTTCGACTAACCCAGAATTGGATTGAGATTGTCTCGGCTTTATACGTGTGTGGTTAAATTTATAACTCTATTGATTCTAGACATTACTGGTTCTTCTACCCCCAAGAGGGGGAATAGGGTGGATGAAATGCGCGTTCAACTCACCTGGGGCAGACTTTGAAGCGCGGACCATAGCACGGCTAAATGAAATGGTGAAGAGAAAAAATTAAACGAAATGGGTCACACCTTGGGCTTTTACCTCGAAGTTAGTGCTGGAAGTTCGCTCTATAGATAGATTTGCATCTCTATCCAATGCTAGAAAATCCTATAGGGGTACTTTATAGTAGTGCGCCCAATTTCGGCTTTTCAGAATGGTTACGGTTGAAAAGAGGTGTAACCGTGGATCAAGCGATAGTTAGCACGTTAATTCAGTGAATTGTCACTGTGACCCATGATGAATATAAATCACTCTGAAATGATTTTTGTTGGTGACAGCGAGATGGCGAGGCTAATGCGATCGCACGACTGGTCACAAACGCCGCTGGGTTCACCAGAGCAATGGCCGCAGAGCTT contains:
- a CDS encoding transposase family protein, yielding MKNLFHYIQTAPHRSRSLLGIEYEQLSRLITSLQQLDAEYMAQQNAHKIRVNAPGAGRPSTLRTETEILLCLYYLRHYPTFEILGLTFEVSSSQAHAVVHYWVRFLRQALPASLVEEFEDCEAAWAVVTEMLVEWELIVDSTEQVRQRPSDSDQQKQHYSGKKKQTTYKQSVIGLPDGSDIVDATVAHPGPSADVTLFRQQQSQFRDTQTFAGDKAYQGADRTRTPHKKPKGRELSEAQTEANRMFAGKRIVIEHLMRHLKIFRAAKEVMRLRKDNYSEVILAICGLVRLRLGAIELPV
- a CDS encoding IS5 family transposase, yielding MSYRIRNWSEYNAGLRQRGSLTFWIDESVLETWIIPKLSGKPGASVFYSDLAITTMITLKSIYGLAGRQCQGFLESIFVPMEIDLLVPDHSTLSRRLGRLSVALPVLPKGEAKHVVVDSTGVKVYGEGEWKTRQHGISKRRTWRKLHLGVDEQTGEILAAMVTTNDVGDGQMLSDLLDQIEDEIEQVSADGAYDQNQCYDAIRERKARATIPPRRGAKIWHHGNRKTERHNRDENLRRVRKVGRRAWKQESNYHRRSLSETTMFLFKTIFGSSVRSRKFDNQAVELFIKCAALNRMIQVAKPDSYRVEA
- a CDS encoding RpnC/YadD family protein; this translates as MTQIPFDQLAKEFLQELLTPLGRVERSFEVPGEPKFIDVWFQPTEIPLQPSDPLTLLERVAATPCSFEPFRNPPTRQEIRRCLLKLLWVQEFELRTDDQIPDAHLPMLWILASSVSQPVLSEGKAEISDDWLPGIYFCGNLFKTVIVAINQLPETQETLWLRILGRGDTQQQAISEVLALPPSDPQRSRILQMLTSWRVRIELIGPLDAENEDLLMALSQAYLEWEQTTEQRGEQRGEQRGERKVVEALLKTRFGELDDALSAIIPRILELPTDTYTPLLLNLSRDELIHRFG